GCATGCGCATCCTCTACTACGATGTGGTCCGCCGCCCCGACCTGGAATCGGAGCTGGGAATCGAGTACCGCCCCTTCCAGGAGGTGCTGCGGGAGGCGGACTTTCTCAGCATCCACACCCCGCTCACCCCGGAGACGCGCCACCTCATTGGCCGGGAGCAGTTGAAGATGATGAAGCGCACCGCGGTCCTGGTGAACACCGCCCGCGGGCCCATCGTGGACACCCTGGCCCTGGCCGAAGCGCTGCGGGAGAGGTGGATCTGGGGCGCGGCGCTGGACGTCTTCGAACAGGAACCGGTGCAGCCCGACCACCCGTTGCTGGCCCTGGACAACGTGATTGTGGCCCCTCACATCGCCAGCGCCAGCATCGAGACCCGCACCCAGATGGCCCTGATGGCCGTGGAGAACCTGCTGGCGGTGCTGGAGGGGCGGCGCCCGCCCAACCCGGTCAACCCTGAGGTCCTGGAGTCTCCCCGGCCGCGGCCGTAGGCCCCGACCCACCGGGCGCGGCCGCAGGTCCCGCTTCCGCCGGCTGCGCAAAACGCCAGGAGGGCCATCGTTCGGCGCTCCTGGCGTTTTGCGGGATCTATCCGCGGCTATTCCTTGAACACCGTCCAGGTGCGGAAGCTCATGTCCGGGTTGAGGATGATCCCCTTCACGTTCTTCTGGTAGATGGCATAGGCCTGCAGGTTGTTGGACCACATGGGCACCAGGATGGCGCTCTCCGCCAGCAGGCGCTGTGCCTGCTGGTAGAGGCGGGTGCGTTCCGCGCGGTCAGCCGTCATCTTGGCCTGGGTCAGCATCTGCTTGAACTGATCGTAGTACTGCTTGTCCCGCGCGCTGGTCGCCTTGTTCAGGAAGGTCCCCAGGCCCTCCGGCGATTCGATCAGCCAGGGGGAGAGGAAGTTATCCGGGTCGACGAAGTCCGGGAACCACCCCAGGAAGAACATGCCGAACTGCCCGGCGGCCATGGACTTGGTGTAGGTGGCCCACTCCTGGGTCTTGATTTCCACGCTGGCCAGACCCGTCTCCTCGATGGCCCGCTTGACTACCGCGCCGGCGTCGGGCTCGGTGTTCCCGTAGCGCACGGGGGTCAGCCACAGGATCAGGGTCAGCTTCTTGCCCTCGCTGTACCCGGCCTCTCGCAGCAGGCTGCGCGCCTGGTCCAGGTTCCGCTTGGGGAAGGCCTCTATGTGGCTCCACAGCCCCGGTGGGACCATGCTGTACAGCGGGGTGTTGATGCCGCCGAAGACGTTGCGGGCGATGCGGTCGCGGTCCAGGGCAAAGGCCACGGCGCGGCGCACCCGCACGTCGTCGAAGGGCTTGGCCGTCACGTTAAAGACAATGTACCGCACGGAGAGGCTGGGTCCGCGCAGCACGGACACCCGCGGGCTCTGCTGCAGACGGCGGATGTCCTCGGGGTTGAAGGTGCGGAAGCCCACGTCCACCTGCCCGGCCTCCACCGCCGCCGCCAGGGCCGAGGCGTCGGCGTAGAAGACGGTGATTACCCGTTTGCTCCGGGGCTGAGGACCCCAGTAGCCGGGATAGGCCTCGTAGACCGTGCGCTGGTCGGGCACGTACTGGGCCAGGCGGTAGGGGCCCGTCCCGACGAAGCGCCCCTTGGCGTACTCGTTGGCCGGCCCGGTGAAGCGGTAGATGTGTGCGGGCGCCACGCCCCAGGTCATGCGGGAAAGGAAGGTGGCGTCCCGCTCCTTGACCCTGATGCGCACGGTCCGGGTATCGACCACCTCGACCGTCTTGATGTTCTCGATGAGGGCCACACCGCCCTCAGGCCCCTTGCGCCGCAGCACCGTCTCCAGGGACTGCTTGACCGAGGCCGCGTCGAAGGGCCTCCCGTCGGTGAAGGTCACTCCCGGGCGCAGGCGGAAGGTGTAGCTCAGCCCGTCCGGGGCGATCTGCCAGGACTCGGCCAGCTGGCCGACGATATCGGTCGTCCCCGGCTTGAACTGCACCAGGGCTTCGGAGATCTGTCCGAAGACGTGCCAGGTCCAGTAGTCGTATGAGTTCTCCGGGGACAGCTCCGTGATCTTATCCGTGGTGCCCAGGACGATGGTGTCCTGGGGCGCCGCGGCCGGTGCGATAGCAGGACCCCCGGCCAGCAGCAGCGCCGCCAGCAGCAGGACTCCCAGGGCCAGGCGCGATTGTCTCATGCCCCCACCTCCTGTGAGAGGATTCTGCAGACCGTCGGACAGTGGCTCAAAGAAGGAACATTCGCCGGCGAGGCGGGCCGCCCTGCTGCGGCGGCTGGCGTAAGGCCCCCGATGGTCAGGCGGGGCGCCCTGCCGTAGAGTGCTCACACCAGGCGCCGCCGCCTGGGATTCAGCCGGTCGTTGACGCCCTCGCCTATCATGCCGAAGCCCACGGAGAGCAGGATGATCATCAGCCCGGGGAAGGTGATCAGCCACCAGTACCCCGCCTGGAGGAACTTCTGGCCGTTCTGGATGTCGAAGCCCCAGTCCGGCGTGGGGGGCGGCAGGCCGAAGCCGAGGAAGGAGAGGGCTGCCTCGGTGAGGATGGCATCGGCGATGTTGAACGAAGGCACCGTCATCACCGCGGACATCGTGTTGGGGGCGATGTGTCGCACCAGCGTCCGTGCCCCTGAGGCCCCCAGGGCCCGTGCCGCCTCCACGAACTCCTGTGTGCGCACCGCCAGCACCTGCCCGCGAGCCACCCGGAAGTAGGTAGGGATGTAGACGAAGGCGATGGCCGCCGTCATGTTGGCCAGCCCGGGACCCAGCATGGCCACGATAGCGATGGCCAGGATCAGGGCGGGGAAGGAGTAGATGGCGTCCATGACCAGGGAGAGGACCCGGTCCAGCCGGCCGCCGGCGTATCCGGCGATCCAGCCCAGCGTGGTGCCCAGGACCAGGGAGAGGGCGCAGGAGATGAGGGCTACCAGGATGGGCACTCGCCCGCCGTGGAGCACCCGACTGAACACGTCCCGCTGCAGCTGGTCGGTGCCCATGTAGTAGGGTCGGCCAGGGGGCTGCAGGCGTTCGCCGTCGGTAGGCACCGTGGGGTCAAAGGGAGCGAGCAGGGGCGCCAGCAGGGTCACCGCCGCCACCAGTCCGACGATGACCATGCCGGCAACCAGCAGGTAGTCGCGGCGCAGGCGCAGCATCAGAAGCGGATCCGCGGGTCGAGGCGGGCGTAGAGCACGTCCACCAGCAGGTTGACCGCGGAGATGAAGAAGGCGATGAAGACCACCGCACCCTGAATGGCGGTAAAGTCCCGGGAGGAGATACCCTCCAGCAGGTAGCGGGCGATCCCCGGCCAGGAGTAGACGGTCTCGGTGAGGATCGCCCCCGCCATGAGCAGGGCGAACTGCAGTCCCACCACCGTAACGATAGGGATCAGGGCGTTGGCCAGGGCGTGCCGCGTGATCACCTTTCGCTCGTGCAGTCCCTTGGCCCGGGCCACGGTGACGTACTCCCGGTCCAGTACCTCCAGCATGCTGGAGCGGGTCATCCGGCCGATGAACCCGGAGACGACGATGGCCAGCGTAAGGGCGGGCAGGATCAGGTGGCGCACGGCACTGGCGAACAGGGTCAGGTCGCCGCGCAGCAGGGTATCCAGGGTGTAGATGTTGGTGATGGGGACGAAGAAGGCGGCGGCCACCGGGTCCAGCCGTCCGCCGGCGGGAAAGAGCCGCCAGCGCACGGCGAAGAGCATGAGGAACATCAGGCCGATCCAGAAGATGGGCATGGCGAAGGAGGCGATGTTCAGCACGCGGATCACGTGGTCGGCGCGGCGGTCCCGCCGTACTGAGGCGTAGACGCCACTAAAGAGCCCCAGCAGAGTCGCCCCCAGCATGCCAAAGATGGCCAGCTCGAAGGTGGCCGGGAAGCGCAGCAGCAGCTCCTGCGCCACCGGCAGTCCGGTGCGCACCGAGGTGCCGAAGTCCAGGCGCACGGCGTCGCCCAGGTAGTCCAGGTACTGCACCAGGATCGGCCGGTTCAGGCCCAACAGCTCCCGGCACTGGGCGATGTCCTCCGGGGTGACATTGCGGCCCCCCAGCAGGGCCAGGCAGGGGTCTCCGGGCAGGATGCGCAGGATGACGAAGACCAGGGAGAGCAGGATGAGCAGCATGGGGACAGTCAGCGCCAGCCGGGCCACGATGTATCGGAACATGGTCCGTCTCCAGTCTACGTCAGGGGCGACCGCGGGTGTATGTCAGTGGCGGCCGCGGGTGGCCCAGCGCTCGATCCCGCGCACGCCCAGCGAGCCCACCAGACTCATGGTCAGGTAGAGCAGCGCCACCATATTGTACGTCTGGAATGAGCGGAAGGTCCGGGCGTTGAGCAGGGCGCCGGAGTAGGTGAGTTCCTGCACCGAGATCACCGAAGCCAGCGAGGAGTCCTTGAGCATGGAGATGAAGTCGTTGGCCAGCGGCGGCAGGATCACCCGCACCGCCTGCGGCAGGATGATGAAGCGCATGGCCTGCCAGTAGGAGAGCCCCAGGGAGCGCGCCGCCTCCATTTGCCCGCGGGGGATGGACTCGATGCCCGCGCGGTAGATCTCCGCCAGGTAGGCCCCGTAGCCGATCCCCAGGCCCAGCGTGGCCCGGACCATGTCGTTGCGGAACCAGCGGATGCCGGTGGCATCCGCCAGCGCCGGCGTGACCACGAAGGCGATGTAGAGGAGCTGCACCAGCAGCGGAACGCCGCGGATGACCTCGATGTACAGCCGGGAGAGGGTGTAGGGGACCGGGTGGCGGGAGAGCTGGGCCAGCGCGGCGATCAGCCCCAGGACCATGGCCAGGGCGTAGGAGGAGACGGCCAGGCGGATGGTAAGGACCACGCCTGCGGCCAGGAACCGATAGGTTTCGACGTAGACGGGGGAGTTGAGGATACCGTAGAGGACCAGCAGCCCGCCCAGGATGAGGATAACGCCCCACCAGGGCACGCGCTGCAGGACATCGAGAGGAAGCAGCCGTCCCCGGGCGGCGAGGTGGGCCGCGGCTTCTGTGGGGGGTGCGGTCGAGGGCCCCATGCAGAGAAACCGTTCGGGTGCGGGGAGGTGCCTCCCTCCCCGCACCCGAACCAGCAGCCTGCCCCAGAGCCGGGCTCAGCCGGTAGGCGGGAGTCCCAAGAACCGCCTGCGATCCCCGGGGTGCCCCCGGCTAGCCGGGCCGCCAGCCAGCGGCACTACTTCGGCTTCCACTCCACGAACCACTTCTGGTAGAGCTTGTCCAGGAAGCCCTGCTCCTTGAGCTGGGTGAGGGCGGCGTTGAAGGCGTCCTGCAGCGTCTTGTCACCCTCGCGCACCACGATCCCCAGACCCTCGCTGGTGAGCTTCTCCCCCACCACCTTTAGCTGCCCGGGGTTGGTGCCCATGTAGCCGGAGGCAGCCACGCTGTCGATGAGCACGGCGTCTGCATCCTTCTGCAGCAGGGACTGCACGGCCAGGTCGAAGGTGCGGAAGCGCTTGACCTCCTTGATCTTGCCCTCGTTCTGCAGCTTGGTGGCCAGCTCGTCATTGGTGGTGCCGGTCTGAACGGCCACAACCTTGTCCGCCAGGTCGTCAGCCCCCCTGATGCGCTCCTCGTCCGAGCGCACCAGGACCACCTGCCCCACCTCGATGTAGGGCATGGTGAAGTCCATGGTCTTGTCGCGCTCCTCGGTGATGGTCACCCCGGAGATGACGGCGTCGTAGTCCCCCTTCTGCAGCGCGGCGAAGATGCCTTCCCAGGCCGTGCTCTTGATCTCCGGCTTGCAGTTGACCAGGCGGCAGATCTCGTTGATCAGGTCGATGTCGTAGCCGATGATGTTCTTGTTCTCATCGAGCATCTCGAAGGGCGGGTAGGTGGCGTCGGTAGCCACGCGGATGGTACGCCCTCCCAGATCTGGAACCTGAGCGGCCGGCGCTGGCGCGGGAGCCGGCTGTCGCGCCTGCTGTCGCTGGCACCCGGCGGCGACCAGCGCCGCCGCCACCAGGATAACCGCGAGCACCCCTGCAGATCTGCGCATGATCCCTCCTCCCCTGCGGTGCGGGTAACGGTGTCCTCAGCACATCGCGTCCAGGAGTACTTGGGTAGTTCTTTAGCCTGGCGTGATCTCCTCTTTCGCCTCTGCCGCAGGCCGGAACGTTTTGTTCGTCTCCGGTCGCGGTGGCGAAGGCGCCGACCGCGCTGCTGGGATATACTGAAGGACGATACCTGTGCAGACTGTGAGGTGGTCACTGTGAAGTCCCGGGACCTGGCTGCGGCCGCAATCTTTGTGGCTCTGACCTTCGTGGTTACGCGCTACACGGTGATTCCCATCCCGGCGACGAAGGGCTACTTCAACCTGGGAGAGGTGGTCATCTACATCGCCGCCCTGGCCTTTGGGCCGCTGGTGGGGTTGCTGGCCGGTGGCGTGGGCTCGGCCCTGGCCGACCTGGCCGCGGCACCCCAGTTCGCCCCATTCACCCTGGTGATTAAGGGCATCGAAGGGTACCTGGTGGGCCGCCTGGCCGGCCCGACGACGCCCCTCCGGCTGCGGGCCACGGTCCTGGGTGGGGCCTGGATGGTGGCGGGCTACTTCGCCGCGGAGACGCTCTTTGCCCGGTTCCTGGGCATCGCCCCCACACCCGCCACCGCCGTCGCCGCTGCGCTTACCGAGGTGCCTTTCAACATCGTGCAGGTCACTGCCGGCGTGGTGGTGGCGGTGCTGGTGGCGGTGCGCCTGGTGCCGCTGATGGCGGAGAAGCCGCGGTAAGCCCGCTGCTGGGACACCGCCGGCTCCACGGTGGCGCCAGGAAGAATGCTCAGGGTCAAACGTATCTACGAGCTGCCTTCCCCCGGAGACGGGCAGCGTTTTCTGGTGGAGCGTCTCTGGGCCCGCGGGGTGTCGCGGCAGGAAGCCCGGCTGGCGGGGTGGCTGAAGGATCTGGCCCCCAGCCCGGAACTGCGCACGTGGTTCGGGCACGATCCGGCCCGCTGGGAGGAGTTCCGCCGGCGCTACCGCGCGGAGCTACAGGCGCCGGAGAAGCAAGCGCTGCTGCACCGGCTGGCCGCTGCCGCCCGGGCCGGTCCGGTCACGCTGGTCTACGCCGCCCGCGACAGGGAGCACAACAGCGCGGTGGTGTTGAGGGAGGTCCTGGAGGAGCGGTACCTGCGGCGAAGGTCTCCCGCGCCCCGGGCACAACAGGCGGGGCGGAGACAGCGCGCCGGCCAGGCACGGTAGACGGGGCGGGCAGGGCCCGGTTCCGCCGGCCGCCCTCCTGAGGTATACTTCTAGCGCCGGTTCCGGTCTGGCGCCGGCCTGCCGGGCGCTTAGCTCAGAGGAAGAGCGCCTCTCTGACGCAGAGGAGGTCGGAGGTTCAAGTCCTCCAGCGCCCACCATCAAACCCCGGGACGGGGCAATGCTCAATCCTGCGGTGTCAATGGCGAGAGGGGCTGCTGGAGCAGCGCAAGCACACGTACAAGCGGCAGGTGCGCTGGGAGCAGCGAGCGAGTGGGCGAGACCCGTTTGCTCGACCGCCTGAAGTCCCAAGGAGCCACCCCCCTGCACCAGAGAAGACATCATGCAGGCGTAAGATCAAAGGAGATCTGGCTCCGGGCCGGTTTCCTGAGGTGCTCCCGGGCCCGGGAATCGGGGCCGCAGGGCGGGGTTGCCATGGGGAGTGATCCGCTGGAGGATCTGCGGGCGCAACTTGCCGAGAAAGTCACGTTCAATCCCTACATCCTCGAAACCCACGGCCGGTGCGAGAGTTATCCCGAGGCCCGCCCTCCTCTTGCGGTGGTCTTCGCCGAATCGGTCCAGGACGTCCAGCTGGTCCTCGCCTGGGCGTCGACCCACCACATTGCGGTCATTCCCTTCGGAGCCGGCACGAGCCTGGAAGCCCAGTTGCTCCCCCAGGGCTCAGCCATCAGCCTGGATCTTTCCAGGTTGAATCGCCTCCTGGAACTTCGGCCGCAGGATTTCCTGGCCGTGGTCGAGGCCGGCCTGACCTATCCGGCTCTCACCCGGGCCCTGGAGCGACACGGGCTTTTCTTTCCGGTGGACCCAGGCGCGGAGGCCACGCTGGGCGGGATGGCGGCCACCAACGCCTCCGGGACCACGACCATCCGCTACGGCGGGATGCGCCAGAATGTCCTGGCCCTGGAGGTGGTCCTGGCCAGCGGAGAGGTCTTACAGGTCGGCCGGCCGGTGCAGAAGACCAGCAGCGGCTACGACCTGAAGGACCTGTTCATCGGATCGGAGGGCACACTGGGCGTGATCACCAAACTCACCGTGCGGCTGCACCCCCGGCCTGTCCATGTCCACACTATCAGGGCTGTCTTCCCCAATCTGGACGCCACCGTGGAGGGAGCCACCCTTATCCTGGCCAGTGGATTGCCTGTCGCCCGGCTTGAAATGGTCGATGAACTGGGCATGAGGGCCGTGAACCGCTACCTGAATCGTACATACCCGGAGAGTCCGGCCCTCTTCCTCGAGTTCCACTCCGGCACCGCCGCCGCCATCGGCGAAGAATCCAGGGAAGTGCAGGGATTGCTGGACGCCGCCGGGGCACTGTCGGTGGATATCGCCAGGACTCCCCTCGAACGGGACGCGCAGTGGGAAGCCCGTCACAAGCTCTACTGGGCGCTTATCGCGCTCTTCCCCGGCTGCTCCTACATGATCACCGACACGGCCGTGCCCCTTACCCGCCTGCCGGAGATGGTCACGCAGGCACAACGCCTGCTGGCGGACATGGACCTGCCGGGGTCCATCGTGGGGCACGTAGGGGAGGGGAACTTCCACACGCTGGTGGCGGTGGCGCCGGCGGACTACCCTCGTGCCGAGCAATTTGCAGAGCGCGTGGCTGAGGCGGCGGTACGCCTGGGGGGGACCATCAGCGGCGAGCACGGCGTGGGCTTGCGGAAGAGAAGACTCCTCCACCTGGAACACGGCCCCGCCGTGGAGTGGATGCGCCGGGTGAAGGATCTCTTCGATCCACAGGGCATCCTGAATCCCGGCAAGATCTTCTGAGCGCCAGGCTCACACCAGCAGGTAGCGGCGCCTCACCTCCTGGTTGCCCCTAAGGTCGCTGACGCTGCCGTGGTAGCGAATGCGACCATCATCGATGACATAACCCCGGTCGGCGATCCTGAGAGCCGCCTGGACGTTCTGCTCCGCCAGCAGGACCGTGAGCCCCGTAGCCTTGAGATCAAGAATCCGCTCTTCGAGAGCGCGCACCAAGCGTGGGGCCAGCCCTTCCAGCGGTTCGTCCAGCAGGAGAAGTTCAGGATTCCCCACCAGGGCCCGGGCGATGGCCAGCATCTTCTGCTCGCCTCCGCTGAGATGCCCGCCTTTGCGGGAGGCTTTTTCCTTCAGGATCGGAAAGAGCTCGAACACCGCTGCCAGGTCCCAGCCGGCTTGGCGGGTGGGTTTTCGGGCGGCAATCTCCAGGTTCTCCGCCACCGTCAGGTCGGCGAAGATCCGGCGGTCGTCGGGGACGTAGCCGATGCCCAGGCGTGCAATCCGATGCGGGGGAAGGCCCCCGAGATCGACCCCCTTGAAGCGGATGCGCCCGCGCCGCGGGGGCACTATCCCCATGATGCTCTTCAGGGTGGTGGTCTTGCCGGCTCCGTTGCGGCCCAGGAGGCAGACCACCTCCCCCCGGTCAACGCGCAGCGACACGTCGAAAAGGATGTGGCTCAGGCCGTAGTAGGTGTGGATCCCCTGGACCTCAAGCATCGCCCGCCCCCAGGTAGGCCTCCTGGACTGCGGGATTCCGCCGTACCGCCTCCGGCGGCCCCTGCATGATGGTCCGGCCGCCATGCATGACCATGATGCTTTCCGCCGCAGCGAAGACCACGTCCATGTCATGCTCGCAGAACAGGATGGTCAAGCCGTGCTCCCGCGCCAGGCGCCTGATCAGGACCAGGGTGGCGGCGGTCTCTTCGGGCGACATTCCCGCGGTGGGCTCGTCCAGGACCAGCAGCCGGGGCTGACTGCCCAGGGCGATGGCTATTTCCAGGATGCGCTGGTCGCCGTGGGAAAGGGTTCCCGCCAGGTGGTCGGCTTTGCTCAGCAGACCGGTGTCGGCCAGGATGCGTTCGGTTTGCACCACGGCCAGGCCGTCTGCCGCCGCAAAGAGATTCAGGCTCGCCCGGTGTCTCGACAGCACCGCGACCTGGACATTCCTGAAGACGGTCAGCCGGGGGAAGATGTTCACAATTTGAAATGTGCGTCCAATCCCGCGCCGGCAGATCTCGTGCGCAGGAAGTCCCGTGATCTCGGTGCCGTCGAATATGATCTGCCCGCGGTCCGGCCGCAGCACTCCCGTGATGAGATTGAACAGCGTAGTCTTCCCCGCGCCATTGGGTCCGATGACTGCCACGATGGCACCGGCATCTACGCCCAGGTCCGCGCCGTCCACCGCCGGGAATCCGTCGAACGCCTTGGCGACGCGCTGGACGCGCAGAAGTTCAGGCATCGGGGCCTGCGCCCGGTCGGGGCCGGGGAGCCTGTGACCTCATCCGGATCATGCGCTCCTGAACGTGCCCCATGACGCCTTCGGGCATGAAGAAGATCAGGAGGATCAACATGATGCCTAAGATCGTGGTCCAGTTCTCGGTGTACCGGCCGGCGATGATCCGCAGGGTGACCACGATGGCCGCGCCCAGCATCGGCCCCAGAAAGGTGAACCATCCGCCGAGCAGGCACATCACCAGAATCTCCAGGGACAGCACCCAGAAGAGCATGTTGGGAAAGACCGACCGCTCCAGCGCCACATAGAGGACGCCCGCCGCCCCGGCGAAGAACGCGGCGATGATGATGGCCACCAACCGGTGCACGCGCACGTCGATACCCACCACCTGGCAGCGTTGGGGGTTATCCCGCACCGCCTGGAGCGTGGCCCCAAACGGAGACCTGACGATCAGATACAGGGCCGCCAGCGACGCGGCCACAGCGGCCAGGATAAGATAATAGACGTTCTCCACGGGGCGCAGGATCGGCGGCAGCGGAATTCCGTGAATGCCATTGTCGCCACCGGTGAACGAGTACCAGCGCAGGACGATGACCCAGAGCAGCGACCCCAGCGAGATCTGCAGCATGCCGAAATACAGCCGGGTCAGCCGCACGCAGACCCAGCCGATCAGCCATCCCGTCAGGGCGGCCGCCGGGGGACCGGCGAGGAAGGCCGCCCAGGCTGGCCATCCCCACCTGGTAATGGCCAGCGCGGCGGTGTAGGCTCCCACACCGTAGAACACCGCATGGTGAAACTGGTAGATCCCTCCGTAGCCCAGCGCCAGGTTCAGGCTGGTGGCCAGCAGCCCCATCACCAGGGCCAGGGCCAGGAGGTAGGTGTAGAACGAGGGCAGGACGGCCGGGGCCGCGGCCAGGATGGCGACGGCGGCCAGCACGCTGGCGGGTACTGACCGCCCCAGGAACTGTGCGCGCACGGACCTCTCTACCACACCGAGCGGAGCAACCCGGTGGGCCGCACGAGCAGCACCAGCACCGTGGCCGCATACGGGAAGACGATGGCAAACTGGGGCCAGATCAACAGCCCCAGCGACTGCGTGACCCCAAAGAGCAGCGCACCGACCAGGGCCCCCCAGAGGTTCCCCAGCCCGCCGATGGTGACGATCAGGAATGCTTCGATGATGATGGTGTGGTCCATCCCCAGCGTAATGCTGGTGGTGGGGGCCACCAGCGCGCCGCCCAGGCCGGCGAGATAACTTCCGACCAGGAACGCCGCGGCCAGGATCCGGCTCACGTCGATGCCCAGGACACCCACCATCTCCCGGTCCACCGCCGCCGCCCTGGCCATCCGGCCCAGCCGGGTCTTGTGGGTGAAGGCCCACATCCCCACCGCGACCAGCGGGCCCACCAGCAGCAGGAAGAGATTGTACCGGGGCACCGCCGCCCCCAGGATGTGGGCGGCCCCCCGCAGGATGGGCGGGGCCAGCACGGAACGATAGTCCGCCCCCCAGATGAGTTTCACCACGTCGTTGAGGATGAGCATGATGCCCCAGGTGAACAGGATCAGCATCAGGTGCTCGCGCTCATACAGCCGGGACAGCAGCGCGCGCTCGACCACCAGGCCGACCACTGCCCCCGCCAGGGGAGCCGCCAGCAACGCCAGCCACAGCCCCGCGGCGTTGCTCCCCAGCCCCGTGGCGATGGTGAAGGCTGCGAATGCGCCAATCATGTACAGCGACCCGTGGAACACGTTGGGCACCCGCAGCACGCCCAGGACGAAGCTCAGCCCGGCGGAGACGATGAACAGAATCATCGCCCGGCTCAGGCCGACCAGGAGCTGGCTGCCGATTACCTGGAGATCCATCCCGGAGAGGGCGGGGCGGCGACCGGGCGGACGGGCGCGCCCGGCCGCCGCTCTAACCGTGCAACGAGGTTGCCCTCACCGCCGCCGGGCTCGGGCCACATCCTCGCAGGTGGGCATGACGTCCGCGCCCCGCAGGATCACCGGATTGGCGGCGACAATGGCGTTGAGCTGCAGATTCTTCTTGGTCACCCCGGCAATGATGGGGTAGATGACCTGGTGATCGCAGGCCCGCATCTCCACTTCGCCCACCGGGGATCGAATCCTCAGGCCTTCCAGCGCATCGATGATCTTCTCCCTGTCCAGCGATCGGGCTTTCCGGATGGCCTCCGCGATGAAGTAGGCCGTGTTGTAGCCGTGGAAGGCCGGAAATCCTGGCGGCGTACCGTAGGCCGCCTGGAACGCCCGGACGAAGGCCTGGTTGGCCGGTGTCTCCGGGTAGTACCAGAGGTAATCGGTGGTGCCGGTAACCCCTTCGGGCACGTTCAGTCCCAGGGGGCGCAGCGCCGTGAAGTCGATGGCCGTATGAATCGCGCTGGGCACTCGTTCGGCAAACCCCACGGTCAGCATCGTTCGCAGCACGTTGGCCATGCCCGCGCCACCCGTGCCGAAGAAGGCCGCCTCGGGCCGGCCGGCCATTATGGACGTCAGGTACGGGACGAGATCAGGCTCGCCGGTCCGCCACCAGGTCTGCCCCGCCAGGGTCGCCTCGGGCTTCGCCCGCTTCATGAACCGCCAGAACGAGTTGGTGATGGCGTGGCCGTACTCATAGTCTTCGGCGCCGATCCAGAACCTGAGGAAGGGCTTCCGGGCAAAGTATTCGGCGAGGGCCTTGCCGGCCATGGCCGTGTTCTCCGTGGTGGAGAACACATAGCGGTGCCCCTGGGCCCCGGTGATGGCCTCGCTCTTGGAAATCCAGACGATGAACGGGATCTTCTGCTCCCGGGCCAGGGCAGAGATGGCCAGCGCAGTGGCACTGTTGATGGTACCCACGAGGAGATCTACCCGTTCCTGCAGGATAAGCTCTCGGGCCATGCTCAACCCGATTTCCGGTGAGAACCGTTCATCCCGGGTGACGAACTCGATCCTGGCGCCGAGCACTCCATCCCTGTTGATCTCGCCCAGGGCCAGCTTGAACCCGTTGAGGGCGTCATTGCTGAACACGGCCGGCGGTCCGCTGTAGGTGTCGACAATGCCGACCTTGACATTCCGTCCCAGGGTGGGGACCTGCGCCACTGAGGAGGGAGACAGGAACATCCCCGCCGCCAGCGTGACCGTGACCCCCATGAGGAGGGCAACCCATCCCTTGCCCATACGCCTTCCCCCCTTGACCCGCCTGCCACGGATTGCCCAAATCTTAGCCGTGCGGGGGAAAGAGTCCTTCAGTCTGTTGCCCTCCGCCGGGTGAACCTGGTCTCCGGCCCTTGCTCAAGGGGGTGTAGCCCTCAAAGGAAGGCAAGTTCACGGGGACAACGTGGGGCAATGCTAGGGGCAGGTTGTCTGGGAGCAACGAGCGAGTGGGCGAGGCCCGTCTGCTGGACCACCT
The window above is part of the Armatimonadota bacterium genome. Proteins encoded here:
- a CDS encoding ABC transporter substrate-binding protein; translation: MGKGWVALLMGVTVTLAAGMFLSPSSVAQVPTLGRNVKVGIVDTYSGPPAVFSNDALNGFKLALGEINRDGVLGARIEFVTRDERFSPEIGLSMARELILQERVDLLVGTINSATALAISALAREQKIPFIVWISKSEAITGAQGHRYVFSTTENTAMAGKALAEYFARKPFLRFWIGAEDYEYGHAITNSFWRFMKRAKPEATLAGQTWWRTGEPDLVPYLTSIMAGRPEAAFFGTGGAGMANVLRTMLTVGFAERVPSAIHTAIDFTALRPLGLNVPEGVTGTTDYLWYYPETPANQAFVRAFQAAYGTPPGFPAFHGYNTAYFIAEAIRKARSLDREKIIDALEGLRIRSPVGEVEMRACDHQVIYPIIAGVTKKNLQLNAIVAANPVILRGADVMPTCEDVARARRR